The following proteins are co-located in the Pyrococcus abyssi GE5 genome:
- a CDS encoding sulfatase — MVFKSITTIAKSIVKRNDATKRLVLRVYNQYQGRKAKKELYLRIKNIDFDEYIDTSNKPDLNVIILTVDCLRYLNLSFTGYQRETTPFMDSLKAKFRAVSAAPWTYPSVASILTGLYPHNHNAYIHSKIKNFDTLKAFKPIKKSVLTLPEILFAFGYEIYFGTAIDVASYPLKSRVVPKLYLGDTPAEELLNDLRKWISKRKNSFFAYLQLGDVHEPIVPPEKFRNYFGQVENIPNIERWDFRRPEEQKGKEFEKYRRNRMLLYDNTLRYVDYAIERLYAFLEDSGLLDSTILLITADHGEEFWEHAELEAENFYDPRGYYGVGHGHNVFNEIIEVPILFDGAIKKKGDFTENRVSSVDIMPTVLDLLGVSHSLTFDGQNVFEVKNKKRPLLSEAAGYGYEKKALIMGRYKLLYAPDDGVQWLFDLKKDPSEQHPIKDREVTSVFVDKLNKMLKEDEKRRLINALRKVRI, encoded by the coding sequence ATGGTATTTAAATCTATAACCACTATTGCCAAGAGTATTGTTAAACGGAACGATGCCACAAAAAGGCTTGTACTTAGAGTTTACAACCAGTATCAAGGGAGAAAAGCTAAAAAGGAGCTCTACTTGAGGATTAAAAACATAGATTTTGACGAGTATATTGACACTTCAAATAAGCCTGACTTAAATGTGATTATTCTAACAGTAGACTGCCTCCGCTATCTCAACTTATCATTCACCGGGTATCAAAGAGAAACAACGCCCTTCATGGATTCCCTGAAGGCAAAGTTTAGGGCAGTTTCAGCTGCACCATGGACGTATCCGTCAGTAGCATCGATTTTAACCGGCCTTTACCCCCACAACCACAACGCCTATATTCACAGCAAGATCAAAAATTTCGATACTCTTAAAGCATTCAAGCCAATTAAGAAAAGTGTGCTGACTCTGCCTGAAATACTCTTTGCATTTGGATATGAGATATACTTTGGAACAGCGATTGATGTCGCAAGCTACCCCTTGAAAAGCAGGGTTGTTCCCAAGCTCTATCTTGGAGATACTCCCGCTGAAGAACTACTGAATGACCTGAGGAAATGGATATCAAAAAGAAAAAACTCCTTCTTTGCATATCTGCAGCTTGGAGATGTCCATGAGCCTATAGTACCGCCAGAAAAGTTTAGGAATTACTTTGGACAAGTTGAGAATATTCCGAATATTGAGCGGTGGGATTTCAGAAGGCCCGAAGAACAAAAAGGAAAAGAATTTGAGAAATATAGAAGAAATAGAATGTTACTTTATGATAACACACTAAGATACGTTGATTATGCAATAGAGAGGCTTTATGCATTTCTTGAAGACTCCGGCTTGCTGGACTCTACAATTCTCCTGATTACAGCGGATCATGGTGAAGAGTTCTGGGAGCATGCAGAACTTGAGGCTGAGAACTTCTATGATCCCAGAGGTTATTACGGTGTGGGGCATGGGCATAATGTTTTCAATGAGATTATTGAGGTACCGATTCTATTTGACGGTGCAATTAAGAAAAAAGGTGATTTTACTGAAAACAGGGTCAGTTCCGTTGATATTATGCCCACAGTTTTAGATTTATTAGGTGTTTCTCATAGTCTAACTTTTGATGGGCAAAACGTGTTCGAGGTTAAGAATAAGAAAAGACCTTTACTTTCCGAGGCAGCTGGTTATGGGTATGAGAAGAAGGCTTTAATCATGGGGAGGTACAAGCTCCTCTACGCTCCGGATGATGGCGTCCAGTGGCTCTTTGACCTCAAGAAGGATCCATCGGAGCAGCATCCCATCAAAGATAGAGAAGTTACATCAGTCTTTGTGGATAAGCTGAACAAAATGCTCAAAGAAGACGAAAAAAGGAGATTGATAAATGCTTTGAGGAAAGTTCGTATATGA
- a CDS encoding sulfatase-like hydrolase/transferase: MQIKPKTNNLNHKLVQTWKEKYLQEVKYITKKLIELIDILKKKNLFDNSLIIVTSDRGQLLGEHGRISHGTFLYDELLKVPLLIKYPRGYEVEHIWDKSKYISLVRLKSFILDIIENKLSDDSVLYSDTVFAESYGVHTNIGNISNETERKKHRTA; this comes from the coding sequence ATTCAAATTAAACCTAAAACAAACAATCTGAATCATAAACTCGTACAAACATGGAAAGAAAAATACCTACAAGAAGTAAAATACATAACTAAAAAACTCATTGAATTAATAGATATCCTTAAAAAGAAAAATCTATTTGATAATTCCCTTATTATTGTTACAAGTGACCGCGGGCAACTATTGGGTGAGCATGGACGAATAAGCCATGGAACATTTCTCTATGATGAACTCCTGAAAGTACCTCTCTTAATAAAATACCCTAGAGGCTACGAAGTTGAACATATTTGGGACAAGTCAAAATACATAAGCCTAGTAAGACTCAAATCATTTATTCTTGACATAATAGAAAACAAGCTCAGCGATGATAGTGTTCTATACTCAGATACCGTATTTGCAGAATCTTACGGTGTGCATACAAACATTGGTAATATCTCAAATGAGACCGAAAGAAAAAAACATAGAACAGCTTGA